The Methanofastidiosum sp. nucleotide sequence TATTTTGTAGAAGTTGAGTTCATGGATTATGAAAAATATACAACTGAGCCTTTTAATCTTGCACAGGAAGAACAAAAAGAAGTTACAGTTGTTCTATCAAAACAAAAAGGCACTCTTACTTATGAAATTAAAACAGAAGACAATAAGGCTTTATCTGAAGTTGATGCCGAGATAATACGAACAGGAAGTGGGGTGTCAATTGAAAAGATTACTAAGGCCAATGGAACAATACAGCTCCCTCCTGGGGTCTACACCTTGAAGGCTGATGCAAAAGGGTATGAACCTTCTGAAGTTACCTTTGAAATTACCAAAGCGGGGATTGCAAGGTCATTGACATTAGAAAAAGCAAATGGCGCAGTTAAAGTTTCACTAAAGGACTCAAAAGGCAACCCAATAAGTGGAGTTTCTATTCTAGTAGATGGACAACAAAAAGGTACCTCTGATAATTCTGGTACACTAGTAATATCGGATCTTCCTCCAAAAGAATATCAAATTACAGCTTCTTCAAATTTATATGGAAAAGTAACACAAGTCGTGAAAGTTGAAGGTGAGACTGAAAAAGAAATTAATTTAATTTTATCATCTAATTTATTAATTCAAGGATTACCTATTATTATAATTGCTGCATTTTTCATCATAATTGCTTTATTAAAGATGAATGTAAAACACATTGGACGTCCGAAAAAGACATTTGAAAAGCTACCGACACAAGAAGTACAGTCTCAAGTATACCCTCCGGAAATTCAACAAACACAGGATGTAGCAGAATCAAAACCGGCGCCAATCAAAAAGTCAAAACTTAAGACAAAAAGACCATTGAAAGGACTTCCAAAAAAACCTTCAAAAAAATAAAGTAATCCATAAGCTTTTTAGTTTATACTTCTAATCTTAGTTATATGAAGAAAAAAGTTGTTATAATCGGAGCTGGACCTGCAGGTCTTTTTTCCGCTTACAAACTTTCTAAAAGCGATAAATTTGACATTATTATCTTAGATAGAGGCAGGGACGTTGACAAGAGAAAATGTCCACTTGAGCATACAGGTGCGTGTGATAACTGCAATCCATGCAATGTATTATATGGGGCTGGTGGCTCAGGATGCCTCTCAGATGGAATACTAAATCTAAGGCCAGACATAGGTGGAGATTTAGAAGAGCTTACTGGAAAGGCAGACAAAGCAATAAATTTGGTGAACGAAGTTGATTCAATTTTTTTAGAGCACGGTGCTCCAGAAAAACTTTTCATTGGCGAAACAGAAATGATTGAGAATTTACAAAGAAAATCTGAAGCCTCAGGGATCAAATTTATACAGATACCTCAAAGACATATAGGAAGCGATTATACTCCTGTAGTGATAAACTCTGTCAAAAAATATCTCGAAAAAAAAGGAGTGAAATTTGTATTAATGGCAGATGTCAACAAAATAGAAAAAGTAAAACAAAGATACACTACTACATATCTGCAAGAAAATACTTCACATAAAGTTGATTCTGAGTATATCATTGCTGCTCCAGGCAGGGCGGGTTCTAGTTTTTTGATGTCACAAATTAATGAACTTGGTATCAAAGTAGATCATCAACCAATAGATATTGGAGTTAGGGTCGAAGTATCCAAAGTTCTAATGAAACCAGTAATAGAGGTTAATAGAGATCCAAAGTTTCATATCTATTCTGAAACATATGATGATTTTGTAAGAACTTTCTGCACAAACCATGAAGGATATGTAATGAAAGAGCAGTACGATGGATACGTTGGAGTAAATGGACATTCAATGAGAGATATAAAATCTCAGAATAGTAACTTTGCTTTTCTTTCAAGGGTTACACTGACATCACCTGTTGAAGATACAACATCATATGGTATATCGATTGCAAAAATTGCCACAGTTCTTGGTGGTGGTGAACCCCTAGTGCAGAGATTTGGAGACTTAAAGAGAGGCAGAAGATCCACACCTGAACGAATTAGAAGAAGCAACATAAAGCCTACACTTCTATCGGCTACTCCAGGGGACATAGCCATGGCATTACCCTATAGAATAGTCACAAATTTAATTGAATCACTTGAAAGACTGGATAATGTACTTCCGGGAGTGGGAAGTGATTCAACACTTCTTTATGCTCCTGAAATTAAATTCTATGGAATAAGGGTAAAAGTGGATTCATCAATGGAAACTAATTTACCAAATCTTTTTGTTGCTGGTGATGGAGTTGGACTTTCACGAGATATAGTAAATTCTGCAGCCACTGGGGTTCTTGCGGCGGAAGGAATACTAAAGAAGGAGAGCAAACCTTGAAAGCCATCCAATATATATTCATGGATATAGATGGAGTTCTTTATAGGGGAGAACACACTATTAATGGGGCTAGAGAATTTATTGATTATTTGATTGAAGAAGGAATAAAATTTATTTGTGTAACTAACAATTCTGCCAAAACACCTGCTGACTATTCAAAAAGATTGAAAGACATGGGCATAAATATAGGAGAAAATCAAATAATAAATTCTGGTGTTGCTACTGTCGAATTTTTGAAAGATACATTCCTAAAAGAAAAAGAAAACTTAAGTGCATATGTGGTTGGTGGCGAAGGTTTGGTATCGCTCATAGAAAATTCTGGGATAAGACTAGAAGAGATTAATCCTGATCTAGTAGTTGTAGGGTGGGATATCAATTTCACATATGAGAAGATGAAGAAGGCATTCCTTGCAATCCAAAAGGGTGCAATATATATAGGAACGAATCCAGATATGACTTATCCCTCGCATGAGGGTATACTCCCTGGGTGTGGTGCAATTTTATCATCAATAACATCTGCCAGTGGCGTTGAACCAATAATAATAGGGAAGCCCAAAACTTTAATTATGGAAATGGCAGCCAAAAGAATTTCATCAAAAAAGGAACAAAGCTTGATGATTGGGGATAGGATTGATACAGATATTTTGGCTGGAAGAAACTTTGGCATTAGAACTGCACTTGTCTTAAGCGGTGTTGTTGATAAATCAGAAGTATCAAAATCCCGTATTAAGCCAGATTATGTCTTTGAAGATATGATGGATTTATATCTTAATTTAAAAAAATCTAGAAAGGTGCAAAAATGAAATACAATAAATTATTAGTTTTATGTTTGATTCTAATTTTTTTACTACCTCTATGTCTCAATACATCTCTTGACAACTGGAATACAAGCATAAAAGTTGCAAATTTAAGATTATCAAAAGGCATAGAATATTACAACATCTCTTCAAACGCTTATTCAATTCAAGATATGGACAACGTTATCGTTTATGCCGACAAAGCTATACTAGAGTTTTCAACAGCCATAATAGCCCTTGAGAATGCAATGGGCGAAGCCCAGAAATCAAAAAAAGACTGGTTGATAATTTACACTAATTACTATCTAAAGAAAGTCCAATCTCTAAAAAACGCAGCTGTTGAGATAAAGATTTTGAAAGAGTATTATCAAAATGGTCAGGAAGATGGAATTGTTCAATCAATGAATAATATAAGACAGTATGAAAATGAGTTCAAAGAATATGACCTCAAGATGGAGGACATAAAAAGAGACCACATATCGGAATTTCAGTAACTACTCTCTTTTCTTTTCAACTATTTTTTCAGGATAGGTAAAATATGGCCCCCCAAGATGATTAATGAATTTTACCTTTTCGATATCAACACAATCTTTGTACAAGTCCTTTTCGATTTCACAATGGACTATCTCACCAATAAAGAGGTAGTGATCACCGCACAAGATTGAATCGACGACCTTGCACTCAATAAAAGCAAAGCATTCTTTAATTGAAGGACAAGATACCTTTTTTCCTTTAACTTCTTTTAGCTTAAATGCTTTAAACTTATCAATATTCCTCCCACTTTCAGATCCGCATTGTAGAACTTTATCTAAAAGTCCAATTGAAGGAATATTTATCGTAAATTCTATAGAATTTCCAATTAAGATATGTGAAAGTTTCTTTGTTGAAAGTGAGATTGAAACAAGCGGAGGAGAATGGGAAACTGGGCTAGTCCAGGCAGCAGTAACAATATTGGACTTGCCTTGGTATTTTGAAGTGATTAAAACTAGTGGTCCGGGATTTAATAACCGGAGCCCGTTTAGATTATCAATTCTAATTTTCATTCTATCTTGTATCCTATTTTTTCCAAAAAATCTCTTCTTTCTTTCTTTTCGTTTTTGTCTTCAATCTTCTCGGCAGAACTTCCATCAACAACACCTATAACGGAACTACCGAGATTAGTTTTAGCCACAATAACTTGGAAAGGATTTTCACTGGCTCCATACACAGTACATACGGAAGGGTAATTTTTTATGTTATTTAATACATTAATAGGAAAAGCGCCCCTCATCATTATAACGAATATATGTCCCGCTCCTATCTTCAAAGCAGCATTGGCAGCAAGTTCCTTCAGGTGTTCATCGTTTCCTGCAACTCTTGTGAGTTTAGGCGTGGCTTCATTCATTGCAACGCCAACCTTAATACTTGCAACACAGGTCAGAAGGGTTCTTGCAAGATCATCAACAGTATATATAGAAAAGTTCCCTTGACCAACTACAAACTCAACACCTTCGTCCTTCTTTATGTCAATAACATTTATTTCCATAATATCTACCTTTTTCAAATATTAAAGATTTAATCTATACATCTATTGAGAGCTTCGAATGCAAGTACCATATCCTTCTCATCTACGACAAAAATAGTATCCATAAAACAGCTCATAGTTTCAATAACATTTATTCCAACAGAGGAAAGATTTGAAGACAGATAGGATACCACCCCAGGGGTATTCCCAATATCCTCTGGACTCTTTACCGATATTTCAACTAGATTTTTAGATACTCTCAATACATTCTCTTTACCTATAAGATTTGTAACATCCTCAAGATAGTCTTCAAGTAAGATTAAGGTTATACCTTGGGAGCCTTGGATAATATTGATTAGATAGCCCTCCGAAAGAGTCTTCTTTAGCACTGGTTCAAGTTTCATGAAAACATGCCACCCAGGTTTTAAAGTAACAGTAGCAACTTTTGTCTTTATGTTGATCCTACTCTTCTTAAGAATTAGTTTAATTTTTTTCTCAAGAAAATTTTTTTCTTTTTGTAACTCTTCAGCATATCTTCTTGATGCTATAAGGACCGCAACCATATTGTCTATTTTGTATTCTTCCATTATCATCCGTGAAAGGGCAGAATAATTTATGATTCCATACTTAAGACAGTCCATTATAGAGGGATGTGCACCTATATATTCTCTAACTATTTCCGCAATGCTTTTTTTGTCTTGCACAATTATTATTTGTATGATACTATATTTAAATGTTCTGAATATGGGTTCTTATGCAATTTCGTGACCTAGACTTTTATAAAATTAGCTTATGCAAGTCGAAGTCTCTTTGAAA carries:
- a CDS encoding carboxypeptidase regulatory-like domain-containing protein, with the protein product MLGRKSRIVILSILILVILAPATWGATNKNFLFKVASVNGTPIQDAEIRMSLQSDPNYQRSGNSNSRGELLFENIAEGTYSVTISKSGFVTIIENVDIASIDSKTFYLRHSGFKIISGQVYRDANDNKIFETGEAGIDNATVKATNVTTNETFSVNTDENGQFRIEIPDAQNYRVIVSYSTSEYEVPNTVTPMDTVDYSIMIPLIIKGEVYGKVTTDDGTPLFAIQVFLKGTSVTYTSTDLGGFFRFSVKPGTYFVEVEFMDYEKYTTEPFNLAQEEQKEVTVVLSKQKGTLTYEIKTEDNKALSEVDAEIIRTGSGVSIEKITKANGTIQLPPGVYTLKADAKGYEPSEVTFEITKAGIARSLTLEKANGAVKVSLKDSKGNPISGVSILVDGQQKGTSDNSGTLVISDLPPKEYQITASSNLYGKVTQVVKVEGETEKEINLILSSNLLIQGLPIIIIAAFFIIIALLKMNVKHIGRPKKTFEKLPTQEVQSQVYPPEIQQTQDVAESKPAPIKKSKLKTKRPLKGLPKKPSKK
- a CDS encoding NAD(P)/FAD-dependent oxidoreductase, giving the protein MKKKVVIIGAGPAGLFSAYKLSKSDKFDIIILDRGRDVDKRKCPLEHTGACDNCNPCNVLYGAGGSGCLSDGILNLRPDIGGDLEELTGKADKAINLVNEVDSIFLEHGAPEKLFIGETEMIENLQRKSEASGIKFIQIPQRHIGSDYTPVVINSVKKYLEKKGVKFVLMADVNKIEKVKQRYTTTYLQENTSHKVDSEYIIAAPGRAGSSFLMSQINELGIKVDHQPIDIGVRVEVSKVLMKPVIEVNRDPKFHIYSETYDDFVRTFCTNHEGYVMKEQYDGYVGVNGHSMRDIKSQNSNFAFLSRVTLTSPVEDTTSYGISIAKIATVLGGGEPLVQRFGDLKRGRRSTPERIRRSNIKPTLLSATPGDIAMALPYRIVTNLIESLERLDNVLPGVGSDSTLLYAPEIKFYGIRVKVDSSMETNLPNLFVAGDGVGLSRDIVNSAATGVLAAEGILKKESKP
- a CDS encoding HAD-IIA family hydrolase, coding for MKAIQYIFMDIDGVLYRGEHTINGAREFIDYLIEEGIKFICVTNNSAKTPADYSKRLKDMGINIGENQIINSGVATVEFLKDTFLKEKENLSAYVVGGEGLVSLIENSGIRLEEINPDLVVVGWDINFTYEKMKKAFLAIQKGAIYIGTNPDMTYPSHEGILPGCGAILSSITSASGVEPIIIGKPKTLIMEMAAKRISSKKEQSLMIGDRIDTDILAGRNFGIRTALVLSGVVDKSEVSKSRIKPDYVFEDMMDLYLNLKKSRKVQK
- a CDS encoding flavin reductase family protein, with the translated sequence MKIRIDNLNGLRLLNPGPLVLITSKYQGKSNIVTAAWTSPVSHSPPLVSISLSTKKLSHILIGNSIEFTINIPSIGLLDKVLQCGSESGRNIDKFKAFKLKEVKGKKVSCPSIKECFAFIECKVVDSILCGDHYLFIGEIVHCEIEKDLYKDCVDIEKVKFINHLGGPYFTYPEKIVEKKRE
- a CDS encoding adenosine-specific kinase, coding for MMEINVIDIKKDEGVEFVVGQGNFSIYTVDDLARTLLTCVASIKVGVAMNEATPKLTRVAGNDEHLKELAANAALKIGAGHIFVIMMRGAFPINVLNNIKNYPSVCTVYGASENPFQVIVAKTNLGSSVIGVVDGSSAEKIEDKNEKKERRDFLEKIGYKIE
- a CDS encoding ACT domain-containing protein, with the protein product MQDKKSIAEIVREYIGAHPSIMDCLKYGIINYSALSRMIMEEYKIDNMVAVLIASRRYAEELQKEKNFLEKKIKLILKKSRINIKTKVATVTLKPGWHVFMKLEPVLKKTLSEGYLINIIQGSQGITLILLEDYLEDVTNLIGKENVLRVSKNLVEISVKSPEDIGNTPGVVSYLSSNLSSVGINVIETMSCFMDTIFVVDEKDMVLAFEALNRCID